The following DNA comes from Mucisphaera calidilacus.
AGACGATTCGGAACGATGATCGCACAACGCGTCCCTACCCCTCCCACGCCCCTTGCTATCGGACGTTGATCGCCGAATCAAACGCACCACGCGTCAATCACGACGGTAGGCAACGAGAATTCGTGGCACGCCACCAGCCACGCCGATAGGCTGCCAAACGCATGGAACCAACCGTTCCCATCGAAACCGTCGTCACCGCTGTCGTCGCGGGAATACTCGCAAGCCTCGCCTGCGGCCTGGGCGTGCTTCCCTTGTGTATCCCCCGACTCAACCTCCAGCGGCACATCGGCATCGGCTACGCCCTCGCCGGCGGACTGATGTTCTCAGCCAGCGTCTACAACCTCATCTACGAGGGACTGAAGATCAACCAGATCGACCTCTACGCCTTCCAGAACGTCTGGCCGGTCGTCCTCGGCATCCTCGCCGGCGCACTGTTCCTCAGCATCGCCGACACACTGGTACACAACCACACCGACAACGCGCACGCCTCAGGCCAACCCACACTCCTCAGCCACTGGGGCGGCAGAACCGGCATCCTCGTCTTCATCGCCATGACCGTCCACTCCATCCCCGAAGGCGTCGCCGTCGGAACCGGCTTCGCGCTTCAGGACCACCCCCACTACAACGCAGAAGGCGTCGGAACCTTCATCGCCATCGCCATCGCCATCCACAACATCCCCGAAGGACTCGCCGTCGCGATCCCCCTCCGAAGCGCAGGCGTCTCCCTCGCACGCTGCTTCGCCGCCGCCGTCATCACCAGCCTGCCCCAACCCATCGCCGCCATCCCCGCCGTCATGCTCGCATGGTTCTTCGAACCCCTCATGCCCGCCCTCATGGGATTCGCCGCCGGCGCCATGATCTTCCTCGTCATCGTCGAACTCATCCCCGAAGCACTCCAGACCGAAAGCCCCAAACGCATCGCCTGGTCCTTCGTCGCAGGCTTCTGCGCCATGATCCTCATCCAGGTCCTCCTCTAGCCGCCACCGAACCACCAGCCCTGTAGCGGCGACTATCGAAACAGCCTCCCCGCCAACCTGACCCCCGAGGACTTCGCTCGCTCAATCGGCTTTGGGGTTCCGGCCTAGTGTGGTCCAGACCGTTATCGGGAGGGCTGCACCGGCATTCCTGATGCTGTCCCAGTCAATCAATCATTTCTCTGTTTTAGGTTCTGAGAGACGATCTGCGTGCGCCGCTTGCATCATCGGCGGGCTTGATTCGCCGCGAGCGTATCCTCGGCGGGCTTCTGAATCATGACTACCGAAAAGCAGCATGACTCACGATGAAAACGGGCAGTGCCCGACAATCTGGACCGGCCCCGCTGTGGACCAGGTCAATGCTCCTCCTATGGTCATCGCACCAGAGCTAAGTCCAAATACGGACCAGCCTGAAGAGAACAGGTCGATATGGATATTATATAATACTATATCATCTAGACAGACTCGCGTATGCACCAGTCCTCATCATGATGTAAGGGAGAACCCCATTGAACAGGATTAAATATTGATACATGTTTTTATACATCAGATAGTCTATGACTAATACACCCGTGCAATATAAGAATGCCAAACCACTCTCTGTTTTCTTTGTACGAGCATCCACCAACACAGGCGGGCTGCCGAACTGCAGCGACAATACACCGTAGATTGCCAGTCCGTATAAATGAGGTAGCAGCATAAGAGAAGTGAAATAATTCCATTGCCATACCTCAATATCATACACTATCGTTGACAATATAGAGAGCAAGGTATTTGTGGATATCGACCAGAGAAAGGAGGCGATTATCATATTGCGCCAATATGTGGAATACTTTGGAATCAACAGCGGAATAGTCATGCCTATATATCCTAAGTAGTGTGGTCCAGGCCGCTTTCGGGGATGCTGCGCCGACAATCTTGATGCTGTCCCAGTCAATCAGTCATTTCTCTGTTTTAGGTTCTGAGAGACGATCTGCGTGCGCCGCTTGCATCATCGGCGGGCTCGATTCGTCGAGAGCGTACCCTCGGCGGGCTTCTGAATCATTACTACAGGCAAGCAGCATGATTCACGACGAAAACGGGCAGTGCCCGACAATCTGGACCGGCCCCAGTAGTGGGCAAGTTCACTCTTGATACTGCTTCAAGATATCCTTGACGGTAGTTGACACATCATCATCGCGTAATGCATGGCCTAGTTCTCTTTGACCCGATGCAGTTTTACCTAATTGCAACGCAACAACATGAAGTACTTCTCTGTTATTCAGACTTATGGCAAGATCAAGCGGAGATTGATATCTGTCATCCAAACGACGTACATCCCCATCATTCTCCATGTCGACACCATGTGCGATCAATAATCGCACCATCTCTACGCTTTCGTTCCTAATGGCGATATGCATTACAGTATCCAGACTCCGCCAGTTATAAAACTGATGCATCGCACCAATAGACAGCATGGCTTCCACTTCGCGCAGCTTATCTCTAATAACACTATGATGTAAAGGGGTCATCCCAAGGTAATCTACAGCATTGATATCATATCCATTGCTACATAGGAGTTCAATCATCTCAATGCTTTCCGTTGGCCTAATAGCAGCTAGATGCACTGGGGAATATCCAAATTCGTTTAGGCGAAATATAGCCAGCTTGCGGTCATGCAAAATTTCAGATAATTTCAGTATATTATTCTGGAATATGCTCTGTACCATCATGCCGGCCAGCTTGTCGCTACACAACCGGTCGCCCGTCTTCTGGAATGAGTACATGGATGCTGGGGAGTCATTAATATTACTCTTGGCTGGTGTGTCGCTGCGGCTAACATCTCCAGTCATAATTGCGAACAGCAGGGCAAGTATAGTGACGCTAATCGGTGATATCATGGCATCCTCATTTTATAGTATGTCTTCATGTATGATTACTACCAGCCCCAATTCCAATTAGTGTGGTCCAGACCGTTTTCGGGAGGGTTGCGCCGGCGGGGGTGGTCCATAATGTTGGGCCGTTGTCGATACACGACTTACGCATCGAGGCGAGGAGGGCAGAATCATGGTGCCAGCGTGGCTGACGGCCTTGTTGTTGATGCTTGGGGAGGCCTGGTCGGTGCGCCGAGACGCGCGACTGCGCTTTGTTCTGGCTTAAATCGAACTGCTCAAGGCCCGCGTGCCGGGCAACCGGGTGATCCTCTCGCCGGACGAGCGGTTGCTGCTGATCAAGCTGGGGTCGTCCGTAGGGCATGACGTCCATGATCTCGTCGGGATCGTCAGTGTCAAGACCTACAAACGCTGGCTTCGTGATCAGCAGGGGGTAGAGCCCCCGGACAGGTTGGCCGGCCGCCCAG
Coding sequences within:
- a CDS encoding ZIP family metal transporter encodes the protein MEPTVPIETVVTAVVAGILASLACGLGVLPLCIPRLNLQRHIGIGYALAGGLMFSASVYNLIYEGLKINQIDLYAFQNVWPVVLGILAGALFLSIADTLVHNHTDNAHASGQPTLLSHWGGRTGILVFIAMTVHSIPEGVAVGTGFALQDHPHYNAEGVGTFIAIAIAIHNIPEGLAVAIPLRSAGVSLARCFAAAVITSLPQPIAAIPAVMLAWFFEPLMPALMGFAAGAMIFLVIVELIPEALQTESPKRIAWSFVAGFCAMILIQVLL
- a CDS encoding ankyrin repeat domain-containing protein gives rise to the protein MISPISVTILALLFAIMTGDVSRSDTPAKSNINDSPASMYSFQKTGDRLCSDKLAGMMVQSIFQNNILKLSEILHDRKLAIFRLNEFGYSPVHLAAIRPTESIEMIELLCSNGYDINAVDYLGMTPLHHSVIRDKLREVEAMLSIGAMHQFYNWRSLDTVMHIAIRNESVEMVRLLIAHGVDMENDGDVRRLDDRYQSPLDLAISLNNREVLHVVALQLGKTASGQRELGHALRDDDVSTTVKDILKQYQE